The Vitis vinifera cultivar Pinot Noir 40024 chromosome 18, ASM3070453v1 region GACAGAAGTGGATTTTGGGTCAAATAGGTTTATCTCTAAGCCATCTGACATAAATGATATTACATAAGGTTATGCAtattgagagtccatgtagggAGTCCAGCAGCTTGGCCAAGCAATTTAGAATTTTGTACTAATGCTGTAATATGTTGGAAATGTGAGGACCATTGTTCGGTAATTTAGTTTGGGTTGGATGAAAAAAGGTCCTCACTCAACTACTACCACTAATAATAATACTATCCAATTAACACAAGATTAgcttcaatctccaaatccatcAGTCATCccactaattaaaaacttaaggTTTCACCTTATTTGCATTACTGCAATCCTAAGGCAGGTTTTTCAAATTGACTCACAACATATTTCCAGTATCTCTTTGATCAATATCTTCTACTTTCTTCCTTTACAggaacatattttatatatggcATAAGAGGCCAGTGCAGAACCATTAACTTATAAGGGCAATAGGAATGAGCATCATGTAGTTTCTAGAAAAAACTCTCGAGGAAGATAGAAAAACCAACATCAAAGTGATCTAAAGAAAATCTCTACATGGCCCTTAAATTTAACCCATTAAGAGTTAGCTAGAAGTTGGCATGGGAAGATTTACTAGTAGGTTCAACATCCAAGGGATTTCAGCATATCTGAAGAAACAGAACAAAAAGGCACTTATTCATAGATGCAAAAGATAAACAACAGTAGATCACTATCTACCTTGAAGAACTGACGGTATGATCTGAGACACCAACACCATTATCTTGGACACCAACACTGTTATCTGGTGCACCATTGCACATGGCTTCATGGCCATTCCTTTCACACAGTCTAACATACCTTCTACACAGATGACATAATTCCGTTCGGTTGCCACATACTTCCTAGAAATTAGAAACAACACAAAACTATCACAACCAAAATTGCAGCCAAAATATATCACTAGGTTTAATGTGttccacttcaatatgcttgaCAGTTACAGTACCTGATGCTCTGACAGATCAATTGCAGGCAAAGGAAACTCACAAAATTCGCATGTGACAATCCTTTGGGGGCAATTTTCACCTTTATGAACAGCTAAAATTTCACGTTCCATAGTCTCACTGCAGAGTGAGCAGGATACCTGGTAATACAAATTTGTTAGTAGTgcaatacatataaaaaaataaaatatagaacttGATTCAACCCAACCAAAACTATTTCGAGCAATGAATTCTTTTTTGTATATTCCCATGTGGTACTTTACAGTTACATAAGTTTACTCAATATTTTTGGAGGCTTTAAGCATACTTTTTTATCAGTTCGCTATATTTTAAGAAGGATTCTTCATCCTTCTTTTATATTGATTTATCCataatttaatacatttttttttgtttttgattaaaaaagaaaaagaaaaagaaaaatcaactcAACCAAAACCTTACCCCAATTATCAGGGGTTGGTTACACCGTTCCATTTTCCACCACTTATTACAACATTGTTACCGTTATACTATTTAGGGATCCTCCATCAAATGCTTTAGCTTAAATGTAAAAGGCTCAAAATAGTTATGgcaaaaatgtaaaggaaaatacTTAGTTTGAGTATGACATAAATATATAGTCTATATGCAGCTTCTACATCTTCAAGCAACCTCTATTAAAAAATCACAACTAAAAATGTTATAGTATCTTTAAAATCTGCACTTCTTCATGACAAcccaattctttttttaaatgtatcCTCCCCAAGTAGGAAGTAAGGCCAGATATTGCCTATGAGTGGTCCCATAGGTTCATGGAATGACTTGAGGCCTTTGTTTCAGTAGTTGGGCGAGGGCTACCTGGGGTGTATCCTTAACCTACTGAGGTAAAAATGGCCAATTTGAGAGGGAAATCATCTGGTGACACTTTGTCCCAAGCCATCCTGAAGCTTTGCACCTGGGAATGGTCTAAAGTAGGGCTGGCCCATTTTGCTTATTATAGGCTCCTGTATGTGCACTGGTCAAACCTTCTGGGCAAATAGCGCAGAAATTGATGACAGCATATCTTTTAAGAACGGAGAGAAATACCACTAACTTGACCTTGCAATTCCTTCCAATAAAATTTTGCCAAAGTAATTGCAAGTAACTCttcataacaaacaaaaaaaaataaaaaatgctttaCTTACAAAGAACAGTGAATAAGTCCTTTGGGAACACATGACATGGTATTTCATGTGGTAAAAGACTTTCTAAGATAAATTCACCTACCGCAGCATGGGTATTTAAGTAATGTTCCTCAGCATGTTTTTTTGGAACCATGTCACCACAATGTTTACATCTTTCCAGATTTCGGGAGCAATGAGCATAGTGCAAATCGATATTTGTAGAAGGAATAGCTTTGTCACTGAAAACATGAAACATTCAGTAGTCAGCAGACTTCGTGGGTTAGACAACTGAAAAAGAGGTTAActgaaaattttattaacttAGTGAACACGAATAAACCACTAACTATTGGAAGATGAATGCAACattcaaaatattaagaaaGCATCAAGTTACACCTTCAGGGAAAACCTTTCTTTTTAGGCAAGCAAAAAGTGTATTAAATAGCACCAATAGAAAAAAGGGAGGGGGTGGGGTGCAATCGGTGTACACAGGGACACATTCAGGAAATGATCTTTAGAAGATCTAACTTTCAAATTGGAACAAGGAAACAAGAGAGAGTATTGAAAAGAAGGAAAGATTTCCCATGATTCAGAAAATGTTCTCAACTTGGGACAAGTGGTTAAGCTaactatcaaatttttttttcataagtatTCCTTTTTCAACTTGAATCttttcaagaaagaaaagagataaTAATCTAAGATATAAAGTGATTTGACTAAGGCTTCGATTAGATCATGAAAAGTGagagcaaaagaaaaaaggaaggaatggggaaaggaaaataaaaaataagtttgagcttaataaattttatttgatgctTCTCCAATTTAATTTCTCTTTCAATGAATGGAGAATTTGACATAGcacaagttttttaaaataatttccattatattttatttttgttcttattttccATGATAAGTTAaacaaaagaattaaatatttattccTTCATACTCTTTTCCTTTCTCAAAATCTAAACAGAGTGACTCTCACCATTTCTCTAGATTTGGAACCAACCATCTAAAGCTAAAACACTATAAACATGTGTAAAGAAAGATAATGGGAAAGCCAAAACATGTCCAGTTCCAACATAACTTAACTATTGCCAAGAAATGCCACCATTTCAAATGGCAAGTAATACCATATATCTCAACCGGTTCTGTATCTTAATCGGAGAATATGCAGTTTCATTTAAGTTATCTAGGGCCTAGGATAGAGAGTTGGGTTGGTGTTGTACCCCACATGAAATTAGGATAGGGACCATAGGAccaccataaaaaataaaaattttaaaataaaagacacTTGCATAGTTCCCGGCTGCATAGTCACTCTGCACCATTCACTTTATTCTTCCATCAAATTGATCAATCACATGCTTCACCAACTCGCAATGCTTATTTAACAAATTTATGAGGTATGCCATCATGATTCCCTTCAAAATCACAAGTTATAATTTCCAGTAAAATTCCAGTTACTACCTTCTCATATTCTTGTTATCTTTAATTCATTTGGACAAAATTTATTCTTAGCATACGAAATATTTTGCAATTTCAGCAAGACCCCAGAAATACATGTCAAGTGAACCAAGAGGATAAGGCAACAATCCGTATGGTAATTGATATGTTACACAAATAAGCAGTACCACAACATGCACAATTTGAGTGAAGAAGTCATATTGATTGATCTGACTAAGGAAAAAGTTACTTCAACATAATGAGTTATACTGTAAGTCAGCAACCACacaagtgatttttctttttggtagcCTCAAACCTATTTAATCCCATAGGCTCATACAAAACCGAACCCCCTAACTGGCTATCTCAATACAGACCATATCCTAGGGATTCGCTACCCTTGCCATTCAAAGAAGCATATGTAGTGCTAGTTGAATTGTTTCATTATTTTTGCTACTATCAAGATGAAAGCAAGAAAAGCCATCGAGAACAGATAGACTAAAAGAATACCAAGAAAATGGCCCAGGCATTGTGGATGCCCATAGCACATGAGAAATATTGTTTGTGGCATTGCAGGACAAGGCTGCTACTTTTGGATCTTAGAAAGTAGCAGGGAGAGGAGGGAAGTGAAGAGAAATCAAATTCTCTTGTTCGGTTTCCCATGAAAAATTGGAAGAGAAATGAACAtctaaaaacttatatattttaaagggttaatttcattcatctcccTTCAGATTTTGACTAAATATACCCAACTCTcattaatttgaagttttattAGATACCTCCCTTATTTTGAGTGAGAGGAGgtgagtaaaaataataaagaaaaggaTCAAGGAggcatttgatgaaatttcaaaccgaTAAGATTAAGGTGTTGGTTGTGTTTTAACTTTTTACTGAAAACAATTTGCTTttagatttcaaaaaatttatttttttgctttttgttgaCTTATcacttatttcttaaatttttttttactgaaaaaagcaaaagccaaaatatttaacTCTTTCTAAATGCTAAAAGGAGGCTATTGAAACTGAAGCAAACCTCTTgatctttttactttttaatacttaatagaaataaaatattttaaaaacaaaccatttaatacttaacactattaaacactatttaattttaagttctatttagaattaaataaaacaaacaaacactaaggtggtgtttgtttttttggctttttgctgaaaaccatttagttttagaatttaggttgtttgtttttttactttttcatgacttattataaactttttactaaatagaaaaagccaaaatatgtggctttttctaaatagaaaaaataacacaatggttttttttactttttaatacttaatagaaataaaatactataaaaacaaacatcctaatatttaatactattaagtattaaggttctatttagaattaagtaaaaaaacaaacaccacctaagtgtaTTTAGCCAAAATATCATggagatgaatgaaattaacctatTTTAAGTGAGGAGGAAAGAATAATTATTCAgcttaaacttaattttattttcctacactcgtcattttctttccctcaaactttccaTGATCTAAAAAGAACTTTAAAAAATGATCCAGTAGAGAATAATGATCgaggaaaaaaagagaaaaagtccATCCATCATAAAGCCGCAGAACAAAGCATTTTCGCACCACAATTCACAGGCTTTAAACACGTTAggaataaaaatttcaattaccAATAAATATTTATGCAATGTTATACCGCTAAGATCGAGAAAAGGCGAGTTACACCGAAAACATAGATTTAATGGACCAATTAAAGCAACGATCATAAATCCCCAAATCTTATTCATGACaagaccaaaataaaaaaaaaattgaaaaacctttACTACCAGTGACTGCAGATGCTCGTGGATTCATTGGATGCAATCGCCATGGAACCGTATATAATCACAAAGAGCTCGCTCTTGATCAAAATTCTGCATCAACAAATAGAATTGAgaagaaattattaaatttaggtCAAGAAATCGTACAAAATCATAATACAGAACACTTTAattgtaatttaaaattaaaataaaataaaaggcaaAATTAATATGACCATAAACATAGATTCAGCATTCTTATTTACCTCGGAATTTTCTTTGGACGATCTTCGATTTGTAGGAACTTAAATTGTAAGTGTCGATTGGTTTCACTGAAGACGCCTTTATAGTCTTACGTTGTTTGATTAGGAAAATTCTAGCTCAGTCACCCCACGCTCCTTCGAATCCGTGTGATGCACCCGCTACGGTCCGTAGTTAACATGAACTTGGGCCCAAAGTTCGGGGCCATTTGGTAATGCTTCGGACTCGGAGTCGAATTTGGGCCgactttaaatttgaaattccaacTCAAATAAGGTCAACCCATTGCTTAACATCATGTGAAAATTGGCATAGCCCTATGTCATATAgcccttttatattttatgaaattagatAACGTTCAGTTCATAATATGGCTTAAGCGGCTCTTGCCctttttctttctcccttttctttcaGTTCAAACTTCTCTTCATTCATGATTAATAGCAATTTTGTTATGTTATTTTGGTTTCCAcgtaaaaagaaaatttttgttaatcCTGCCACAAGtctaaatattatatatatatatgtgaaaaTTATGCATCCaattttttggttaatttttttattattgatgtctaaaataaattttcatgtaattttcttattatgttCCTTTGAATTAGGACTTGATCCTGTTGAAAATATCAGTGGAAGTGAAGATCGggtttataaataatataaataaaaatattaataattgaagTAAAATTAAGAGTTTTAGTTATAGTAATGTTAATTATTTATTCAGCGTTAGGGACATTCTAATTTTGGTGACACTTTTTTAGTTTGGGATAGAAATAAGATCagttatttcatatattttgatattaaaattgtatcataaatgattttatttatgaatGGAAATAGAAGTGATCTTAAACGGTTAATCAATCAATAAATGGGATGAATAGTTAAATATTTGATGAAgacaagaaataaattaaagaaggGAAGTTGTAGTAAAAAGAAGTGGTATTGGGGGCATTTGTCCTATATGTGCAATTCGAAGTTGATTGAATCTTTACCCAGAATAGAGCCtaaacctaaaaaaattaagaagactcgtttagaaataagaaaatgacATCATGATTTGAATTGAATCTCAATGAAACAATACATCAACGGCAAGTTAGttcaataaatttaatgaattcttttatatatatatattatactcatttttttgggaaatcGAAGAAAAAGCCCCCATCATTTTCAGAAATAGCTTGCTATGAAAAAAAAGAGGGTTggtaattttttatcattggcgtctaaaataaattttcacgTCATTTTCTTATTATGGTACTATGGCTTTATTACATtcctttgaattaaaaaataatattattttacgcTCTTATTATGGTGTCACAAAACTGTAATAGTATGAAATTGAGAAGattttgtaattatatttattaaaagtctgttgatagtgattttaaaaaatatttttaatatttgaaaatttttatctttcaaatattaaaaatattataaacacttcctaaaattactgtTAAATGCACTTTAAGAACttatttcataattattttagtaggtgtttttaatttttttgaaggcTTTAAACAactattttgataaaaaaattcaaaatatttagaaatattagaagcactttctaaattttatataaaacaaactctaagaatctatttgatagtgattttaaaaaatatttttaatatttttgtatttaaaattttttatcgaAAGAGttgttttcaagtattaaaaatattaaaaaaaaaaactacttaaAATCAATCACTGTTACACATGCTTGGGAACGGGC contains the following coding sequences:
- the LOC100262568 gene encoding uncharacterized protein LOC100262568, with the translated sequence MAIASNESTSICSHCDKAIPSTNIDLHYAHCSRNLERCKHCGDMVPKKHAEEHYLNTHAAVSCSLCSETMEREILAVHKGENCPQRIVTCEFCEFPLPAIDLSEHQEVCGNRTELCHLCRRYVRLCERNGHEAMCNGAPDNSVGVQDNGVGVSDHTVSSSRRDARAAEREQGGQRRPPLQGFSQRRLLFTIAITGIAVLLGSLFFQKKTENH